One Colius striatus isolate bColStr4 chromosome 8, bColStr4.1.hap1, whole genome shotgun sequence genomic region harbors:
- the BTAF1 gene encoding TATA-binding protein-associated factor 172 gives MAVSRLDRLFILLDTGTTPVTRKAAAQQLGEVVKLHPHELNNLLSKVLVYLRSTNWDTRIAAGQAVEAIVKNVPEWNPTPRSKQEPGSESPMEDAASTDRLRFDGFDICRLLKHGASLLGSAGAEFEVQDDKSGEIDPKERIARQRKLLQKKLGLDMGAAIGMNTEDLFNDEDLDYSPSSISLVNKQPTLQAAELIDSEFRAGMSSRQKNKAKRMAKLFAKQRSRDAVEANEKSNDSTDGEPEEKRRKVANVVINQPATDSKTLIENAPEEANEWPLESFCEEVCNDLFNPSWEVRHGAGTGLREILKAHGKSGGKMGDSSLEEMIQQHQEWLEDLVIRLLCVFALDRFGDFVSDEVVAPVRETCAQTLGVVLKHMNETGVHKTVDVLLKLLTQQQWEVRHGGLLGIKYALAVRQDMIDTLLPKVLPAIIEGLQDLDDDVRAVAAASLVPVVESLVQLQSHKVPFILNTLWDALLELDDLTASTNSIMILLSSLLTYPQVRKCSIQQSLTVLVPRVWPFLHHTISSVRKAALETLFTLLSTQDQSSSTWLTPILQDMLRHIFQFCILESNQEILDLIHKVWLELLNKASVQYVVAAACPWMGAWLCLMMQPSHLPIDLNMLLEVKTRSKEKAGAKLRQGQTQNKEVIQEYIAGADSIAEDPATRDYVVMRARMMAAKLLGALCCCICDPGVNTATQEIKPAESLAQLLLFHLNSKSALQRISVVLVICEWAALQKECKTVAVCVQPRLLGVLSEHLYYDEIAVPFTRMQNECKQLISLLADAHIDIGNRVNCSVFTIDQANELVTSVFNEVTSSFTLNPKILQQLDSKRQQVQMTVTETNQEWQVLHLRVHTFAACAVVNLQQLPEKLNPVIKPLMEAIKKEENTLVQNYVASCIAKLLQQCTTRSPCPNSKIIKNLCNSLCVDPHLTPLAACPAQPQSSHENSKGPNSDKDGMHHTVTKHRGIITLYRHQKAAFAITSRRGPTPKAPKAPIADLPTGSSGSIPTELDEAQKPYLVQRRGAEFALSTIAKHFGAEMATGLPHLWDAMVGSLRNNIHINNFDRKSLLEKGDAPAQELVNSLQVFETTAASMDTQLHPLLIQHLPHLCMCLQHPSTAVRHMAARCVGVMSKIATMETMNIFLEKVLPWLGAIDDNTKQEGAIEALACVMEQLDVGIVPYIVLLVVPVLGRMSDQTNSVRFMATQCFATLIRLMPLEAGIPDPPNMSEELIQMKAKERHFLEQLLDGKKLENYKIPVPIKAELRKYQQDGVNWLAFLNKYKLHGILCDDMGLGKTLQSICILAGDHCLRAQEYARTKLVDSIPLPSLVVCPPTLTGHWVDEVGKFCSKEYLNPLHYTGPPTERVRLQHQVKRHNLIVASYDVVRNDIDFFRNIKFNYCILDEGHVIKNGKTKLSKAVKQLTANYRIILSGTPIQNNVLELWSLFDFLMPGFLGTERQFAARYGKPILASRDARSSSREQEAGVLAMEALHRQVLPFLLRRMKEDVLQDLPPKIIQDYYCILSPLQVQLYEDFAKSRAKCDIDETVSSISLNEETEKPKLKATGHVFQALQYLRKLCNHPALVLTTQHPEYKRITEQLAAHNSSLRDIQHAPKLSALKQLLLDCGLGNGGSSESGTEAVVAQHRVLIFCQLKSMLDIVEHDLLRPQLPSVTYLRLDGSIPAGQRHSIVSRFNNDPSIDVLLLTTHVGGLGLNLTGADTVVFVEHDWNPMRDLQAMDRAHRIGQKRVVNVYRLITRGTLEEKIMGLQKFKMNIANTVISQENTSLQSMGTEQLLDLFTLDKDGKTEKADTSTSSGKASMKSVLENLGELWDQEQYDTEYSLENFMHSLK, from the exons AACCAGGATCAGAGAGTCCTATGGAAGATGCAGCTTCAACAGATCGGTTGCGTTTTGATGGATTTGATATATGTCGATTGTTGAAACATGGTGCATCTCTTCTTGGATCTGCTGGTGCAGAATTTGAAGTCCAAGATGATAAATCAG gtgaaatTGATCCTAAAGAGAGGATAGCACGACAGAGGAAACTGTTACAAAAGAAACTTGGCTTAGATATGGGTGCTGCAATTGGGATGAATACTGAAGATCTGTTCAATGATGAAGACCTGGACTATTCTCCTTCTTCGATTTCGCTAGTAAACAAACAACCT ACTCTTCAGGCTGCTGAGTTAATTGACTCAGAATTCCGAGCTGGTATGAGCAGTAGACAAAAGAATAAAGCCAAAAGAATGGCTAAGCTGTTTGCAAAACAAAGATCCAGAGATGCAGTGGAAGCTAATGAGAAGAG CAATGATAGCACTGATGGGGAaccagaagaaaagagaagaaaagttgCAAATGTTGTTATCAACCAGCCTGCTACAGACTCAAAAACATTGATAGAAAATGCTCCCGAAGAG gcaaatgaATGGCCTCTGGAAAGCTTTTGTGAAGAGGTGTGCAATGATCTCTTTAACCCTTCTTGGGAG GTTCGACATGGTGCTGGCACTGGACTGAGAGAGATACTTAAAGCTCATGGTAAAAGTGGTGGTAAAATGGGAGACAGCTCCTTAGAAGAG atGATTCAGCAGCATCAGGAGTGGCTAGAAGACTTGGTTATTAGACTTCTTTGTGTATTTGCATTAGACAGATTTGGAGATTTTGTTTCAGATGAA GTTGTAGCACCAGTACGTGAGACTTGTGCTCAAACCTTGGGAGTAGTATTGAAACACATGAATGAGACTGGAGTTCATAAAACTGTGGATGTTCTCCTGAAACTGCTCACACAGCAACAGTGGGAAGTAAGACATGGTGGTCTCCTAGGAATAAAGTACGCTTTGGCAGTACGTCAG GACATGATTGACACTTTATTGCCTAAAGTGTTGCCTGCAATAATTGAAGGTCTCCAGGATTTGGATGATGATGTCAGAGCTGTTGCTGCAGCGTCTTTAGTACCAGTAGTGGAAAGTCTCGTCCAGCTTCAGTCTCATAAG GTGCCTTTTATTCTTAATACCTTGTGGGATGCACTTTTGGAGTTGGATGACTTGACAGCTTCCACAAACAGTATCATgatcctcctttcttcccttctgaCTTATCCTCAGGTTCGCAAATGCAG TATTCAGCAATCACTCACAGTTTTGGTCCCACGTGTGTGGCCCTTCTTGCATCATACTATATCTTCTGTGCGAAAAGCAGCACTGGAAACATTATTCACCCTGCTGTCTACACAAGATCAG AGCTCTTCAACATGGTTGACTCCAATTCTGCAAGACATGTTGAGGCATATATTTCAATTTTGTATCTTAGAAAGCAACCAAGAAATTCTGGATCTTATTCACAAG GTATGGCTGGAACTGTTAAACAAGGCATCTGTGCAGTATGTGGTTGCAGCTGCTTGCCCATGGATGGGAGCCTGGCTCTGCTTAATGATGCAGCCGTCTCATTTGCCCATTGACCTAAACATGTTGCTGGAAGTAAAAACCAGATCAAAA GAGAAGGCAGGTGCTAAGCTGCGTCAAGGTCAAACCCAGAATAAGGAGGTGATTCAGGAATATATTGCTGGAGCAGACAGCATTGCAGAAGATCCAGCAACCAGGGATTATGTTGTCATGCGAGCTCGGATGATGGCAGCAAA GTTGCTGGGAGCACTTTGTTGCTGCATTTGTGACCCAGGGGTAAATACTGCTACTCAAGAAATAAAGCCAGCAGAATCATTAGCTCAGCTACTGCTATTCCACTTGAATTCTAAATCTGCCTTGCAAAGGATTAGTGTTGTGTTAGTAATCTGTGAGTGGGCAGCCCTGCAAAAG GAGTGTAAAactgtggctgtgtgtgtgcaaccTCGCTTACTTGGGGTCCTTTCTGAACACCTCTATTATGATGAAATTGCTGTACCTTTTACACGAATGCAGAATGAATGTAAGCAGCTCATCTCATTGTTAGCTGATGCACACATTGACATTGGGAACAGAGTAAACTGCAGTGTATTTACAATAGATCAAGCTAATGAGCTG gtTACTTCTGTTTTCAATGAAGTGACATCATCCTTTACTTTGAACCCTAAAATTCTACAACAGTTGGACAGTAAACGACAACAAGTCCAAATGACTGTTACAGAAACAAATCAAGAATGGCAAGTGTTGCATCTGCGAGTCCATACATTTGCTGCATGTGCAGTTGTGAACTTGCAGCAACTTCCAGAAAAACTAAATCCTGTTATAAAACCCTTAATGGAAGCTATCAAAAAAGAGGAGAATACACTTGTACAAAACTATGTGGCTTCATGTATAGCAAAGTTACTTCAACAGTGTACAACAAGATCTCCTTGTCCTAACTCAAAGATTATAAAAAATCTCTGCAACTCTCTCTGTGTGGATCCACATCTCACCCCCCTAGCAGCTTGTCCTGCACAGCCTCAGAGTAGCCATGAAAACTCAAAAG gGCCCAACTCTGACAAAGATGGGATGCATCATACAGTTACTAAGCACAGGGGAATAATTACATTATACAGACATCAGAAAGCTGCTTTTGCCATCACAAGTCGTCGAGGTCCTACTCCAAAAGCTCCAAAAGCCCCAATTGCAGATCTCCCCACTGGCAGTAGTGGAAGCATTCCTACAGAACTTGATGAG GCTCAGAAACCTTATCTTGTACAAAGAAGAGGAGCTGAATTTGCCTTATCTACTATAGCTAAACATTTTGGTGCTGAAATGGCAACAGGATTGCCACATCTCTGGGATGCTATGGTTGGTTCACTAAGGAACAACATTCACATAAATAATTTTG ACCGGAAGTCCTTACTGGAAAAAGGAGATGCTCCTGCCCAAGAGCTAGTAAATTCTTTGCAGGTTTTTGAAACAACAGCAGCTTCAATGGATACTCAGCTACATCCTCTG TTAATACAACATTTGCCTCATCTTTGTATGTGCCTTCAACATCCCAGCACTGCAGTGAGACACATGGCTGCTCGTTGTGTAGGTGTTATGAGCAAAATAGCAACCATGGAAACAATGAATATCTTTCTAGAGAAGGTTCTACCATGGTTGGGAGCAATAGATGACAACACCAAACAAGAAGGTGCAATTGAAGCACTTGCAT GTGTAATGGAGCAGCTGGATGTTGGTATTGTTCCATACATTGTCCTTCTAGTGGTTCCAGTTTTGGGTAGAATGAGTGATCAGACGAACAGTGTACGTTTTATGGCCACTCAGTGCTTTGCAACACTAATTAGACTAATGCCTCTTGAG GCTGGGATACCAGATCCACCAAACATGTCTGAAGAATTAATCCAAATGAAAGCTAAAGAACGTCACTTTCTGGAACAATTATTAGATGGAAAAAAACTGGAAAACTATAAAATTCCAGTACCAATCAAAGCAGAGCTCAGAAAATATCAGCAG gatGGAGTGAACTGGCTGGCGTTTCTCAATAAATACAAACTTCATGGAATTCTTTGTGATGACATGGGTTTAGGAAAAACTTTACAGTCCATTTGCATTCTTGCCGGTGATCATTGCCTCAG GGCTCAGGAATATGCAAGAACAAAACTGGTGGACAGTATTCCTCTCCCTTCCTTGGTGGTGTGCCCTCCTACGCTCACAGGACACTGGGTGGACGAAGTGGGCAAATTTTGCTCAAAAGAGTATCTTAATCCTTTGCACTATACAGGACCTCCTACTGAGAGAGTGAG ATTGCAACACCAGGTGAAAAGACACAATCTCATAGTGGCTTCATACGATGTTGTAAGAAATGACATTGACTTCTTTAG aaatattAAGTTCAATTACTGCATTCTTGATGAAGGCCATGTAAtaaaaaatgggaaaacaaagTTGTCCAAAGCCGTAAAGCAGTTGACTGCCAACTACAGGATCATTCTTTCTGGGACACCAATCCAG AACAACGTCTTGGAGTTGTGGTCATTGTTTGACTTCCTAATGCCAGGATTTTTGGGTACTGAACGCCAATTTGCAGCTCGTTATGGCAAGCCAATACTTGCAAGTAGAGATGCCCGAAGCTCCAGTAGAGAACAAGAGGCTG GGGTTCTTGCAATGGAAGCGCTGCACCGCCAAGTTCTGCCATTCCTGCTAAGGAGAATGAAAGAGGATGTACTGCAAGATCTTCCACCCAAAATTATTCAAGACTATTACTGTATTCTTAGTCCTCTACAG GTTCAGCTTTATGAGGATTTTGCCAAGTCTCGTGCCAAATGTGATATAGATGAAACAGTTTCTTCAATCTCACTGaatgaagaaactgaaaaaccAAAGCTAAAAGCTACAGGTCACGTATTTCAG GCATTGCAATACTTACGGAAGCTATGCAACCATCCAGCGCTAGTGTTAACCACCCAACACCCAGAATATAAAAGAATTACAGAGCAACTTGCAGCTCATAATTCATCCCTTCGAGATATCCAACATGCACCTAAGCTGTCTGCTTTAAAACAA CTGCTGCTAGACTGTGGTTTGGGGAATGGGGGATCTTCAGAAAGCGGTACAGAAGCTGTTGTAGCCCAGCACAGAGTACTTATCTTCTGTCAACTTAAAAGCATGCTGGATATAGTGGAGCATGACCTTCTCAGACCTCAGTTACCTTCAGTTACTTACTTACGACTAGatggcagcatccctgctggtcAGAGGCATTCCATTGTTTCACG GTTTAATAATGACCCATCTATAGATGTTCTTTTGCTTACCACTCACGTCGGTGGATTGGGCCTGAACTTAACCGGGGCTGATACAGTAGTATTTGTGGAACATGACTGGAACCCAATGAGAGACCTGCAGGCCATGGATCGGGCACATCGCATTGGGCAG aaacgTGTTGTTAATGTCTATCGCCTCATAACCAGGGGAACTCTGGAGGAGAAGATCATGGGTCTTCAAAAGTTCAAAATGAATATTGCAAATACAGTGATTAGCCAAGAAAACACAAGCCTACAGAGCATGGGAACAGAGCAGCTTCTTGACCTGTTCACTCTTGACAAG gatggaaaaactgaaaaagcagaTACCTCTACCTCTTCTGGGAAAGCATCAATGAAATCAGTACTCGAAAACCTCGGAGAACTATGGGATCAAGAACAGTACGACACTGAATACAGTCTTGAAAACTTCATGCATTCATTAAAGTAA